The window GCAGCGGACCATCGAGCGGATACTTCGACACATCGTGACCGAGCCGGTCCGACAGCAGCGTCAACGCGCCGGACGTATCGGTCCATTCCTGCAGTTGCGCGTACTTGTCCTTCGCTTCCTGCTCGGTGCGCCCGATGACCGGGAAGACACCCGGCATCACGTGAAGCTGCTCGTTCTCGCGGCCGTACTTTGCGAGCCGCCCCTTGAGGTCGCGATAGAACACGCGCGCCTCATCCAGCGTCTGCTGCGCGGTGAACACCACTTCCGCCGTGCGCGCGGCCAGCTCTTGCCCCGGCCCCGACGAGCCGGCTTGAATCACCACCGGATGCCCTTGCGGCGGACGCGACGTGTTCAACGGCCCCTTCACCGAGAAGAAGCGTCCCTCATGCGCAAGCGTATGCACCTTGTCCGGGTCGAAGTAGACGCCGCTCGCCTTGTCGCGCACTACGGCGTCGTCGTCCCAGCTGTCCCACAGTCCCTTGACGACGTCGACGAACTCGCCGGCCATCTCGTAGCGCAACGCATGATCGGGGTGATTGCCGCGCGTGAAGTTCGCCGCGGTGCGATCGTACGACGTGGTGACGACGTTCCACGCGGCGCGGCCTTGGCTCAAATGATCGAGCGACGCGAACGCACGCGCGATGTGATACGGCTCGCTATAGGTCGTCGACGCCGTCGCCGCGAGGCCGATATGGCGCGTCCCCATCGCGAGCGCCGACAGCAGGCACAGCGGCTCGAAGCGCATCGCCATCGACGGATGCGCGTCCGGTCCGCTCGTCAAGCCATCGGCGAGAAACACCATGTCGAACTTCGCGCGCTCGGCAGTCTGCGTGATCCGCTGCATCAGCGCGAGATTTTCGCTGCCGGATTGCGCATCGGGATGGCGCCAGCCTGCGACGTGATGACCGGCGCCTTGGATGAAGAGGCCCAGGCGCATCTGGCGCGCGCGGGAAACGGGTTGCGATTGGCTCATGCTTGGATATCGGTGAAGGCTTGAAATACGGATGCGAGATCGTCGGCGCTTTGCATCGTCTCGATTGCCGCAGGCAATTCGAGCAATGCGGGGGCGTGCTTGACCGCGTCGGCGAATTTGGCGCGCAGGTCTGCGGCGCTGACGAGACGCTCGGTTTTGTGGCTCACCGTCGTGCCGTTTTTCAGCGCGATCTCGACCACCGAAAAACGCGTGGCCGGATCGGTCGACGCGCGCGGCGCAGCGTGATCGTGCTGGCGCGTCACGCGGGCGGCGAGCGCGATCAGATCGGGACGCACCGGCACGTCGGCGAAGGTCGCGACACTCGCGCGGCCATCGGTCAACGCAGCGGCCAGCGCATATTCGACGCTGAAGCGCGCTTCGAGTCCGGTCGCGGGCAAGTGCGTGAGGAGAGGCGTATCGCCGGCGGGTGGAAAGGTGACGGTGATCCGTTCGATGTCGCCGGCAACCAGGCGGTGCGCGGCGCGCAGCGTAAGCGCGGCGTCGAGCGCGTAGTGCGTCGCGGTACAGCACGGCCATGGCTTGAAGTACAGCCCCGGCGAGACGATCTGCCAAGGCGCGCTCCAGCCGTCGAGCACGCGCCGCGGCGCTTGCGCGCCCGCGCCGAATACCGCGAAGAAGCCACTCGGACCGTCGAGCGCCGCGCGTGAACCCTGCAAGCCCTGCGCGGCAAGCTGCGCTGCGAAGAGACCGGCGCGCGCCGCCTGCGCCGCGTGCAGCGGCTTCGCTTCGCTGCCGAACTGCAGGCGCAGACCGGCCGACTGCGTCGCGGCAAGACCTAGCGCATTCTCGATAGCGTCCGCATCGAGACGCAGCAGATAAGCCGCCGCAGCAGCCGCGCCCAGCGTGCCGAGCGTCGCCGTGTTGTGAAAGCCCTGCTCGTAATGGCGGCTGCCGAGCGCGAGTCCGAGCCGCGCCATCGTCTCGACGCCGACCACATAGGCGGCGAGAAAATCGCGCGCACTGCTGCGCCGCGTCTGCGCCAACGCCAGCAAAGCAGGCAGCAGCACCGTGCCCGGATGGCCGCGCACGCTGCTATGGACGTCGTCGTAGTCGAGCGCGTGACCCGCATAGCCGTTGAGCAGCGCAGCGTCGAGCACGCCGACCGTCTGCGGATAGCCGATCGCCGACGCCTCGCCGCGACTGCCGCCGGCAACCACGGCGAGCAGCTTGCGGTAGCCTGCGTCGTCGGCGCCGGCAAACGCAGCCGCTAAAAAATCGAGCAGGCCGCGCCGGGCAGCGGCGATCGCGCCGGCATCGTCGAACGGGTTGGCGGCGGCGATCGCGGCAGCCAGCCCGCGCGTTACGTGACCGGCCTCGTCACCGGCAATTTCGGCAACGGCAGATTCGGAAGAGATGGACATGTCGCGTGAGGGAAATCCTGCGTAGAGCACGTCGTGGCACGTAGTGCACGTGAAACGGTCGTGCAGATGCTAACGAAGGCACTTCCCTGCGACAAACAAGATTTCCCGCTTTCGATATCGCGTTTAGAGCGATGCGGCAGCAGCGATCCACGCTGCTGCGGTGACGTCATCTCCGCGCGAAGCGTCCGACGCGTTCAATCGAGCGCTTTATTGCCGGTCTCCTCGAACATCGAAACGGCAATCAGCGAGATCAGGACACAACCGATCATGTACCACGCCGGCGCCATCTTGCTGCCCGTCGCGTGGATCAGCCAGCCGGCGACGAGCTGCGCCGTGCCGCCGAAC is drawn from Trinickia violacea and contains these coding sequences:
- a CDS encoding LLM class flavin-dependent oxidoreductase gives rise to the protein MSQSQPVSRARQMRLGLFIQGAGHHVAGWRHPDAQSGSENLALMQRITQTAERAKFDMVFLADGLTSGPDAHPSMAMRFEPLCLLSALAMGTRHIGLAATASTTYSEPYHIARAFASLDHLSQGRAAWNVVTTSYDRTAANFTRGNHPDHALRYEMAGEFVDVVKGLWDSWDDDAVVRDKASGVYFDPDKVHTLAHEGRFFSVKGPLNTSRPPQGHPVVIQAGSSGPGQELAARTAEVVFTAQQTLDEARVFYRDLKGRLAKYGRENEQLHVMPGVFPVIGRTEQEAKDKYAQLQEWTDTSGALTLLSDRLGHDVSKYPLDGPLPDLPESEQLKSRAKLLTDLAHRENLTLRELYHLVAGARGHRIVWGTAVQVADALEEWFVGEGADGFNIMPPYFPGGLDDFVELVVPELQRRGLFRTEYSGTTLREHLGLRRPVSRYAAG
- a CDS encoding MmgE/PrpD family protein, which codes for MSISSESAVAEIAGDEAGHVTRGLAAAIAAANPFDDAGAIAAARRGLLDFLAAAFAGADDAGYRKLLAVVAGGSRGEASAIGYPQTVGVLDAALLNGYAGHALDYDDVHSSVRGHPGTVLLPALLALAQTRRSSARDFLAAYVVGVETMARLGLALGSRHYEQGFHNTATLGTLGAAAAAAYLLRLDADAIENALGLAATQSAGLRLQFGSEAKPLHAAQAARAGLFAAQLAAQGLQGSRAALDGPSGFFAVFGAGAQAPRRVLDGWSAPWQIVSPGLYFKPWPCCTATHYALDAALTLRAAHRLVAGDIERITVTFPPAGDTPLLTHLPATGLEARFSVEYALAAALTDGRASVATFADVPVRPDLIALAARVTRQHDHAAPRASTDPATRFSVVEIALKNGTTVSHKTERLVSAADLRAKFADAVKHAPALLELPAAIETMQSADDLASVFQAFTDIQA